One genomic window of Ostrinia nubilalis chromosome W, ilOstNubi1.1, whole genome shotgun sequence includes the following:
- the LOC135086415 gene encoding uncharacterized protein LOC135086415 translates to MTSEHKSRWICPECVCSQRKGGDNTETPVKSSEVSHVTTRRAVAAARTESLDETGMSLDDDTQTAEEQSIKERVLPATGGVQPALVSLNEAVRSMMSELRQFREEMRDEVKTRRAEIKSLRDGLLQLSERVDSCRTHVVGLDERMKALELKANQGDEANAARLDAIERRLEAAERPGPAGEGAASVAELERTVAGLRLELNDRDQEALLADLEIGQLPEQKGENVLHSVAVLAARLGVPLEERDVVFAERVGAPPAEGARARRVVVRLARRQLRDELLRAARTRRGVPEGSGRVFVNERLTRPNRQLFHRAREECRARQWRYCWTRRGRVFVRRSDGAQVFQLRTPDDLVRVLGAPPIII, encoded by the coding sequence ATGACGTCGGAGCACAAGAGCAGGTGGATATGCCCAGAATGCGTCTGTAGCCAGCGGAAGGGGGGTGACAACACCGAGACGCCGGTCAAGTCCTCGGAGGTCAGCCATGTAACCACCCGTCGGGCGGTCGCGGCGGCCCGCACGGAGAGTCTGGACGAGACGGGGATGTCTCTGGATGATGACACCCAGACAGCGGAGGAACAGAGCATCAAGGAGAGGGTACTTCCGGCGACTGGCGGCGTCCAGCCAGCTCTGGTTTCGCTAAACGAGGCCGTCCGGAGCATGATGAGCGAGCTTCGCCAATTTAGGGAAGAAATGCGGGACGAAGTGAAAACCAGGCGAGCCGAGATCAAGTCTCTCAGGGACGGCTTGCTGCAGTTGTCGGAGAGGGTGGACAGCTGCAGGACTCACGTCGTCGGCCTGGACGAGCGAATGAAGGCGCTGGAGCTCAAGGCCAACCAGGGCGACGAGGCCAACGCGGCGCGTCTGGACGCGATCGAGCGACGACTGGAGGCCGCGGAGCGTCCGGGCCCGGCGGGCGAGGGCGCGGCGTCGGTCGCGGAGCTGGAGCGGACGGTCGCGGGACTCAGGCTCGAGCTGAACGACCGGGACCAGGAGGCCCTGCTCGCGGACCTCGAGATCGGCCAGCTCCCGGAGCAGAAGGGCGAGAACGTCCTGCACAGCGTCGCCGTGCTCGCCGCGCGCCTGGGCGTGCCGCTGGAGGAGCGCGACGTGGTGTTCGCGGAGCGCGTGGGCGCGCCGCCGGCCGAGggcgcgcgggcgcggcgcgtggTGGTGCGGCTGGCGCGCCGCCAGCTGCGCGACGAGCTGCTGCGGGCCGCGCGCACGCGCCGCGGGGTGCCGGAGGGGAGCGGCCGGGTGTTCGTGAACGAGCGCCTGACGCGCCCCAACCGCCAGCTGTTCCACCGGGCGCGCGAGGAGTGCCGCGCCCGCCAGTGGAGGTACTGCTGGACGAGGCGGGGGCGTGTCTTCGTCCGCAGGAGTGATGGCGCGCAGGTTTTCCAGTTGCGCACGCCCGACGATCTCGTGAGAGTGTTAGGAGCTCCGCCCATAATAATATGA